A genomic stretch from Candidatus Amarolinea dominans includes:
- a CDS encoding SDR family oxidoreductase, which translates to MRILVTGGAGFIGSHLCDRLLAEGHSVIAMDNLITGNTDNIAHLNGRPDFEFIKHDVTKYIYLAGPLHAVIHLASPASPVDFPKIPIPIMKVNSLGTLNALGLALAKGARFLIASTSEVYGDPLVHPQPETYWGNVNPIGPRGVYDEAKRFAEALTMAYNFHHGVETRIVRIFNTYGPRMRLDDGRVVPNYLTQALRGEPLTVYGDGSQTRSFCFVSDEVDGIYRLLMSAEVQPVNIGNPNEFTMLEFAYIVNELTGNRAGVIYKALPVDDPKQRKPDISKARRVLGWEPRIEVREGVTHTIEDFRRRMKARGLLVG; encoded by the coding sequence ATGCGCATTCTTGTCACCGGCGGGGCCGGGTTCATCGGGTCACATCTGTGCGACCGGCTGTTGGCCGAAGGGCACAGCGTCATCGCGATGGACAATCTCATCACCGGCAACACCGATAACATCGCCCACCTGAACGGGCGGCCTGATTTCGAGTTCATCAAACATGATGTCACCAAGTACATCTATCTTGCCGGGCCGCTGCACGCGGTCATCCACCTGGCATCGCCGGCCAGTCCCGTTGATTTCCCCAAAATTCCCATTCCGATCATGAAGGTCAACTCCCTGGGTACCCTGAATGCGCTCGGCCTGGCGCTGGCCAAGGGCGCGCGCTTCCTGATCGCTTCGACCTCCGAGGTGTACGGCGACCCGTTGGTGCATCCGCAGCCAGAGACCTACTGGGGCAATGTCAATCCGATCGGCCCGCGCGGCGTCTACGATGAGGCCAAGCGCTTTGCTGAGGCGCTGACCATGGCCTATAACTTCCATCACGGCGTGGAGACGCGCATCGTGCGCATCTTCAACACCTACGGCCCGCGCATGCGCCTGGACGATGGCCGCGTGGTGCCCAATTACCTGACGCAAGCCCTGCGCGGGGAACCGTTGACGGTCTACGGCGACGGCAGCCAGACGCGCTCGTTCTGCTTTGTCAGCGATGAGGTGGACGGCATCTACCGCCTGCTCATGTCCGCCGAAGTGCAGCCGGTCAACATCGGCAACCCCAACGAGTTCACCATGCTGGAATTCGCTTACATCGTCAATGAGCTGACCGGTAATCGAGCCGGGGTCATCTACAAAGCCTTGCCGGTGGACGATCCCAAGCAGCGCAAGCCAGACATCTCGAAAGCCCGGCGCGTGCTGGGCTGGGAGCCGCGCATCGAAGTGCGCGAGGGTGTGACGCACACGATCGAGGACTTCAGACGCCGCATGAAAGCGCGCGGTCTCCTGGTGGGGTAA
- a CDS encoding ATP-dependent DNA helicase — translation MSQTIPDPPEEIEESSLAGSDYERALVLLADLRERPGTPDESLQLWRLAVAAAASAMTRRGERAETVSGMVATLSLARADQLIQTSRDLFKQANSRAWRGVILLAEALALRARVLRLPIAIAEAPARREQAIGFALSQAQRALKRRQYQRVLNILRDLLTLAPDNLEAQALLDTLAQAAEAQAQPPRRREPALTLREEDDGALITPPLAIWDEIALPDAEPEAERTPTPWHEVDLRQVLGPGGPVARYLGDRYYFRPGQLQMAETVMQAMRSAGHALIEAGTGSGKSFAYLVPAIWSGQKVLVATANKLLQDQLWLKDIPALQQVAPRPFKAALLKGRSNYICNRKLDQMAKRPTAEHQNAGFSAARFIEWAQSDSGEMDALNLSERLRPHLTIENHECLGNRCPLIRLCFYERAKRRLDQADVAVVNHSLLALDLNSEAPFFTMPDVVVVDEAHELASYTATALQLTLTYGKMQGIINSNHVNYYLAGALRGQLQSDNNTLFADLTENAPREAFGRWELTGAQPEMARMALHLQEAAKAMQAIKAPYGSEEMNAEFRRFVEHLALSQFELQMMAAEVPAGRVRFVERMNAGDPRSLFVIQRPLEVSDFLAEHLFDKVKTVICTSATLRTSDGYEFFRRQVGAPTDCVTLDVPSPFDYFNNVLIYTAPHLTPPDRNGDEETYQLELAREVYRLITYSGGRALILCTSLARMRYLYDTVSPHVKFPLLRQGDAPRAELIRQFQAAGNAVLFATRSFWQGIDIPGEALSLVVIDRLPFPVPSDPVVAGRDRLLRASGGEPFSQLMLPEATLALKQGVGRLMRSESDRGVIALLDSRLLHKFYGRSVLAALPPGRVTSDRLDVKRFFDAG, via the coding sequence ATGAGCCAAACCATACCCGATCCACCGGAAGAAATCGAGGAGAGCAGCCTTGCCGGCAGCGACTACGAGCGCGCGCTGGTGCTGCTGGCTGACCTGCGTGAGCGGCCCGGCACGCCGGACGAAAGCCTGCAGTTGTGGCGCCTGGCCGTGGCCGCAGCCGCCTCTGCTATGACCCGCCGCGGCGAGCGCGCCGAAACGGTATCAGGGATGGTGGCGACGCTGTCCCTTGCGCGCGCCGATCAGCTCATCCAAACATCGCGCGATCTGTTCAAGCAGGCTAATTCACGCGCCTGGCGGGGCGTGATCCTGCTGGCTGAGGCGCTGGCGTTGCGCGCCCGCGTGCTGCGTCTGCCCATCGCCATTGCCGAAGCGCCGGCGCGGCGCGAGCAGGCCATCGGCTTTGCCCTCTCGCAGGCCCAACGCGCGCTCAAGCGCCGCCAGTATCAGCGGGTGCTCAACATCCTGCGCGACCTCCTGACCCTGGCGCCCGACAATCTGGAGGCGCAGGCGCTGCTCGACACCCTGGCGCAGGCGGCCGAGGCGCAGGCGCAACCGCCGCGGCGCCGCGAGCCAGCGCTTACGCTCCGTGAAGAGGACGACGGCGCGCTCATCACGCCGCCGCTGGCGATCTGGGACGAAATTGCGCTGCCGGACGCGGAGCCGGAAGCCGAGCGCACCCCAACCCCCTGGCACGAGGTGGATCTGCGCCAGGTGCTCGGCCCAGGGGGACCGGTGGCGCGCTACCTGGGCGATCGCTACTATTTTCGGCCTGGTCAACTGCAAATGGCCGAGACGGTCATGCAAGCGATGCGCAGCGCCGGGCACGCGCTCATCGAAGCGGGCACCGGTTCCGGCAAGTCGTTTGCCTACCTGGTGCCGGCCATCTGGTCCGGCCAAAAAGTCCTGGTGGCCACGGCCAACAAGCTGCTGCAAGATCAGCTCTGGCTGAAAGACATCCCTGCGCTGCAGCAGGTGGCGCCGCGTCCCTTCAAGGCCGCGCTGCTCAAGGGGCGCAGCAACTACATCTGCAATCGCAAGCTCGACCAGATGGCAAAACGCCCGACCGCCGAACATCAGAATGCCGGGTTCAGCGCCGCGCGCTTCATCGAATGGGCGCAGTCGGATTCGGGCGAAATGGACGCGCTCAACCTGTCGGAGCGCCTGCGGCCGCATCTGACCATCGAAAATCACGAGTGCCTGGGCAATCGCTGCCCGCTGATCCGCCTCTGCTTCTACGAGCGAGCCAAGCGGCGCCTGGATCAGGCCGATGTGGCGGTTGTCAACCATTCGCTGCTGGCGCTCGATCTCAATAGCGAGGCGCCCTTCTTCACTATGCCCGATGTCGTGGTGGTGGACGAAGCGCATGAACTTGCGAGCTACACGGCGACGGCCCTGCAACTGACGCTGACCTATGGCAAGATGCAGGGCATCATCAATTCCAATCACGTCAACTATTACCTGGCCGGCGCACTGCGCGGCCAGTTGCAGAGCGACAACAATACCCTGTTTGCTGATTTGACGGAGAATGCGCCGCGCGAGGCCTTTGGGCGCTGGGAGCTGACGGGCGCCCAGCCAGAAATGGCCCGCATGGCGCTGCATCTGCAAGAGGCCGCCAAGGCCATGCAGGCGATCAAAGCGCCCTACGGCAGTGAGGAGATGAATGCGGAGTTCCGGCGCTTCGTGGAGCACCTGGCGCTGTCGCAGTTCGAGCTGCAGATGATGGCGGCGGAGGTGCCCGCGGGCCGGGTGCGCTTCGTCGAACGCATGAACGCTGGCGACCCGCGCTCGCTTTTCGTCATCCAGCGGCCGCTGGAGGTCAGCGATTTCCTGGCCGAGCACCTTTTCGACAAGGTCAAAACGGTGATCTGCACCTCGGCCACGCTGCGCACGTCGGACGGCTATGAATTCTTCCGCCGCCAGGTGGGTGCGCCGACCGACTGCGTCACGCTCGATGTCCCCAGCCCCTTCGACTATTTCAACAACGTGCTTATCTACACCGCGCCCCATCTGACGCCGCCGGACCGCAACGGCGACGAGGAGACCTATCAACTCGAACTGGCGCGCGAGGTCTACCGGCTGATCACCTACAGCGGCGGGCGCGCGCTGATCCTCTGCACCTCGCTGGCGCGCATGCGCTATCTGTACGACACCGTCAGCCCGCACGTCAAATTTCCGCTGCTCAGGCAGGGAGATGCGCCCCGCGCCGAGCTGATTCGCCAGTTTCAGGCCGCGGGCAATGCGGTGCTCTTCGCCACGCGCTCCTTCTGGCAAGGGATAGACATCCCCGGCGAGGCCCTGAGCCTGGTGGTGATTGACCGCCTGCCCTTCCCTGTGCCTTCCGACCCGGTGGTGGCCGGCCGTGATCGCTTGCTGCGCGCCAGCGGCGGCGAACCGTTCTCCCAACTGATGCTGCCCGAAGCCACCCTGGCCCTCAAGCAGGGCGTCGGCCGCCTGATGCGCTCCGAATCCGATCGCGGCGTCATTGCCCTGCTCGACTCACGCCTCCTGCACAAGTTCTACGGCCGCAGCGTCCTGGCCGCCCTCCCTCCCGGCCGCGTCACCAGCGATCGGCTGGATGTCAAGCGCTTCTTCGATGCTGGATGA
- a CDS encoding site-2 protease family protein, whose amino-acid sequence MKWSFRIAQVFGIDIKIHITFFLILILGAVQWGGPAGLSGAAFGVLLMLLLFTCVTLHELGHSVVALRFGIPVREIILLPLGGVALIGRNPDKPLHELLIAIAGPLVNFAIAAILLVITGFAVGPNVLDGRGLLTDMQMTPSLSTLLVWLLAANLSLALFNLIPAFPLDGGRVLRALLAMGLGYPRATAIASVIGQLAAVALGLVGVLSGNFILVLIAIFIFTGAGQENSEAQARTVLDTQRVGDAYNRHATSLAVGDRMSKVVGHILTSYQPDFAVMQGDRLLGIVTRGDVLRALNTESNDLYVTQIMQREVVRVTASQSLDEVRAVMGEKGARTVAVYDNEQFLGLVGLEDIAEAFTVLSFMQRFEQRRTVADSQPASL is encoded by the coding sequence ATGAAGTGGTCATTTCGGATCGCCCAGGTCTTTGGGATTGATATCAAGATTCATATCACCTTTTTCCTGATTCTGATTCTGGGAGCGGTTCAGTGGGGCGGGCCGGCCGGCCTGAGCGGCGCGGCTTTCGGCGTTCTGTTGATGTTACTGCTCTTCACCTGTGTCACCCTGCACGAGTTGGGGCACAGCGTGGTGGCGCTGCGTTTCGGCATCCCCGTGCGTGAGATCATCCTGCTGCCGTTGGGCGGCGTAGCCCTCATCGGCCGCAACCCTGACAAGCCGTTGCACGAGCTGCTCATTGCCATCGCCGGGCCGTTGGTCAACTTCGCCATTGCCGCCATCCTGCTCGTCATCACCGGCTTCGCGGTGGGGCCGAACGTCCTCGATGGCCGCGGCCTGTTGACCGACATGCAGATGACGCCGTCCCTCTCCACTCTGCTGGTCTGGCTGCTTGCGGCCAACCTCAGCCTGGCGCTCTTCAACCTGATCCCGGCCTTCCCGCTGGACGGCGGCCGCGTGCTGCGCGCCCTGCTGGCCATGGGCCTCGGTTATCCGCGCGCCACCGCCATCGCTTCGGTCATCGGCCAGTTGGCGGCTGTTGCCCTGGGCCTGGTGGGGGTTCTCAGCGGCAACTTCATCCTGGTGTTGATTGCCATCTTCATCTTTACCGGCGCAGGCCAGGAGAACTCCGAAGCGCAAGCGCGTACGGTGTTGGACACCCAGCGCGTGGGCGATGCTTACAACCGCCACGCCACTTCCCTGGCTGTTGGTGACCGCATGAGCAAGGTGGTCGGCCACATCCTGACCAGTTACCAGCCCGATTTTGCCGTCATGCAGGGCGATCGGCTGTTGGGTATTGTCACGCGCGGGGATGTGCTGCGTGCGCTCAACACCGAATCCAACGATCTCTACGTCACCCAGATCATGCAGCGCGAGGTCGTGCGCGTCACCGCGTCGCAATCGCTCGATGAGGTGCGTGCCGTCATGGGCGAAAAGGGCGCTCGCACCGTGGCCGTCTATGACAATGAACAGTTCCTGGGCCTTGTGGGCCTGGAAGACATCGCTGAGGCATTCACCGTGCTCAGCTTCATGCAGCGCTTCGAACAGCGGCGCACCGTCGCCGACTCGCAGCCAGCATCGTTGTGA
- a CDS encoding FAD-dependent oxidoreductase, with protein MTRLGQALNITWPVEPAREAMRVHLAGGQVTRWTDPAAWQAERLAVFGPAAERFWRWQETTGDRMWEAALAGVPWPPQSAADLARLAGVGLGVAAAAKAQLPGLALDSVRPVAARLTGLPTLLRQYVDGQLLIAAQAASDRANALYGASALDMPRRGVVHVRGGIGQLAEALAGAVRRAGGQVHYRQQATRVAPRAGGGSAVETNKGARFEAETVIFNLPPHDAAALMGDDAPSRLRRASLPADGWGAFMVYVGLDGAGLPADLPLHHQVLVREPLGEGNSVFLSLSLPGDAGRAPAGQRTLTISTHTNLAAWWRLFEQDRAAYEARKVEYTERVMAAAQVAIPGLAAAARLILPGTPVSFQRFTRRSRGWVGGFPQTNLFRAWGPRLGRRLWLVGDSIFPGQSILATALGGQRVAQAVLSSALQGL; from the coding sequence ATGACGCGGCTGGGCCAGGCGCTGAACATCACCTGGCCGGTCGAGCCGGCGCGCGAGGCCATGCGCGTTCACCTGGCGGGCGGGCAGGTGACGCGCTGGACCGACCCCGCGGCCTGGCAGGCAGAGCGCCTGGCCGTGTTCGGTCCGGCTGCGGAGCGGTTCTGGCGCTGGCAGGAGACGACGGGCGACCGCATGTGGGAGGCGGCGCTTGCCGGCGTCCCCTGGCCGCCGCAGTCCGCGGCCGATCTGGCCCGTCTGGCCGGCGTGGGGCTGGGAGTGGCCGCCGCGGCGAAGGCGCAGCTCCCCGGCCTGGCGCTGGACAGTGTGCGCCCGGTGGCGGCCCGGCTGACCGGCCTACCGACTCTCCTGCGCCAGTATGTGGATGGGCAGCTCCTGATTGCGGCCCAGGCTGCTTCGGATCGCGCCAACGCGCTGTATGGCGCGTCTGCGCTCGACATGCCGCGGCGCGGGGTGGTTCATGTGCGGGGAGGCATCGGCCAGTTGGCCGAAGCGCTGGCCGGCGCAGTCCGCCGCGCCGGCGGCCAGGTGCATTACCGGCAGCAGGCAACCCGTGTGGCGCCGCGGGCCGGGGGCGGTTCGGCTGTGGAAACCAACAAGGGCGCTCGTTTCGAGGCCGAAACGGTCATTTTCAACCTGCCGCCACACGACGCCGCCGCGCTGATGGGCGATGACGCGCCGAGCCGGCTGCGACGGGCCAGCCTGCCCGCAGATGGGTGGGGCGCGTTCATGGTTTACGTTGGGCTGGACGGCGCCGGGCTACCGGCCGATCTTCCGCTGCATCACCAGGTGCTGGTGCGTGAGCCGCTGGGCGAAGGCAACAGCGTCTTCTTGTCGCTGAGCCTGCCCGGTGACGCGGGCCGGGCGCCGGCCGGGCAGCGCACTCTGACGATCAGTACGCACACCAACCTGGCCGCGTGGTGGCGCCTGTTCGAGCAGGACCGCGCCGCGTACGAGGCGCGCAAGGTCGAATACACCGAGCGGGTCATGGCCGCGGCTCAGGTTGCCATCCCTGGGCTGGCTGCAGCCGCTCGCCTGATCCTGCCCGGTACGCCGGTCAGCTTTCAGCGCTTTACGCGGCGCAGCCGAGGCTGGGTGGGCGGCTTCCCGCAGACGAACCTGTTTCGGGCCTGGGGACCGCGGTTGGGGCGGCGCCTGTGGCTGGTGGGCGACAGCATCTTCCCCGGCCAATCCATCCTGGCGACTGCGCTGGGGGGCCAACGCGTCGCGCAGGCGGTGCTATCGTCAGCTTTGCAGGGTCTTTGA
- a CDS encoding protein kinase, which produces MPPNQSFGRYVVTRRLGRGGMAEVYEANDPLLNRPVAIKVIYAHLASQDGFDQRFRREAQLVASLRHPHIVQLYDFGIENEQPFMVMEYLNGGTLHDLLLQWRSRGAIMPLDETARLLTKLGSALDYAHERDAIHRDIKSSNIMFTAEGEPVLTDFGIAKILSEVAHLSATGSVMGSPAYMAPEQAMGQPVDARSDLYALGIVLYEMVSGRVPFQADSPTAVMMQHISQPPPPPRQFNPQLPPAAEAVIQKALAKDPAARFNRVSELAAAFQAAVTSSEITLVNALFVRDPAATMVSGELTAHAATAAPTASRSTPPSQTPAPLPASPPAGRAARGWLLPALAALALIAVVSVFLLLRAGQVSEMGMPTVDLSLVRFSDGAALSDQATATLNGVPAPAPGTQYEVWLLRGDERRQSMGIIPITDGQGTLSFADPNSGILLADFDAVAVTIESAPDNNPMPGATVLWQGQLPAQALMHIGHVLVAREDTPDSIGYAVGLRVQAELLQEAGAAQMAALQAQDLQQVRQIAEGIIGLIEGGAGEHAGDLNGDGVVSNLGDGFGLLPNSTHVGYIQGTLEHASLAGSTPDSTDAIRQHVQHVQVAIQNVSEWVVSLRALSLQIAQTTDLGAVNAAVREAATLTKRILDGQDINGNESVDPIPNEGGVITAYLHAQFMADIILTKP; this is translated from the coding sequence ATGCCGCCAAACCAATCTTTTGGTCGTTACGTTGTCACCCGCCGCCTGGGCCGCGGGGGAATGGCCGAGGTTTACGAAGCCAACGATCCGCTTCTCAATCGCCCGGTGGCGATCAAAGTCATCTACGCGCACCTGGCCAGTCAAGATGGCTTCGATCAGCGCTTTCGCCGTGAAGCGCAACTCGTCGCTTCGCTACGCCATCCTCACATCGTTCAACTCTACGACTTCGGCATCGAAAACGAGCAGCCGTTCATGGTCATGGAGTATCTCAATGGCGGCACTTTGCACGATCTCCTGCTGCAGTGGCGCAGCCGGGGCGCCATCATGCCGCTGGATGAAACGGCGCGCCTGCTGACGAAGTTAGGCTCGGCCCTGGACTATGCACACGAGCGCGATGCCATCCATCGCGACATCAAGTCGTCCAACATCATGTTCACGGCCGAGGGCGAGCCGGTCCTGACCGATTTCGGTATCGCGAAAATCCTGAGCGAGGTGGCGCATTTGAGCGCCACCGGCAGCGTGATGGGTTCGCCCGCGTACATGGCGCCGGAGCAGGCGATGGGTCAGCCGGTGGATGCGCGCAGTGACCTGTACGCGCTCGGCATTGTGCTGTACGAGATGGTCAGCGGTCGTGTGCCTTTCCAGGCCGATTCCCCCACGGCCGTCATGATGCAGCATATCTCGCAGCCGCCGCCGCCGCCCCGCCAGTTCAACCCACAGTTGCCGCCGGCCGCCGAAGCGGTGATTCAGAAGGCGCTGGCTAAAGACCCCGCGGCCCGCTTCAACCGCGTGAGCGAACTGGCGGCCGCGTTTCAGGCGGCCGTGACCAGTTCAGAGATCACGCTGGTGAACGCTCTGTTCGTGCGCGATCCGGCGGCCACGATGGTGTCAGGCGAGCTGACGGCACACGCGGCCACGGCTGCGCCCACGGCGAGCAGGTCAACCCCGCCGAGCCAGACGCCCGCTCCGCTCCCCGCCAGCCCTCCGGCCGGCCGTGCCGCGCGCGGCTGGCTGCTGCCCGCGTTGGCGGCCCTGGCGCTGATCGCGGTCGTGAGTGTCTTCTTGCTGTTGCGCGCCGGTCAAGTCAGCGAGATGGGGATGCCAACGGTTGACCTGTCCCTCGTGCGCTTCAGCGATGGCGCGGCGCTTTCCGATCAGGCCACCGCGACGTTGAACGGCGTCCCCGCACCAGCCCCCGGGACGCAGTACGAAGTCTGGCTGTTGCGCGGCGATGAACGACGCCAGAGCATGGGCATCATTCCGATCACAGACGGCCAGGGCACGCTCAGTTTCGCCGATCCCAACAGCGGCATCCTGCTGGCCGATTTCGACGCGGTCGCGGTCACCATTGAATCGGCGCCGGACAACAACCCGATGCCGGGGGCGACTGTCCTGTGGCAGGGCCAGTTGCCCGCGCAGGCCCTGATGCATATCGGCCACGTCCTCGTGGCTCGTGAAGACACGCCGGACAGCATCGGTTACGCCGTGGGCCTGCGCGTCCAGGCGGAACTTCTGCAGGAGGCCGGCGCTGCCCAAATGGCTGCGCTGCAGGCGCAGGACCTGCAGCAGGTCAGGCAGATCGCGGAGGGCATCATCGGCCTGATCGAAGGGGGCGCGGGCGAGCACGCAGGCGATCTGAACGGCGACGGGGTCGTGTCCAATCTCGGCGATGGCTTTGGCCTTCTGCCCAACAGCACGCACGTGGGCTACATTCAGGGAACCCTGGAACATGCCAGCCTCGCCGGCAGCACGCCTGACTCCACAGACGCCATCAGGCAGCACGTACAGCATGTGCAAGTTGCCATCCAGAACGTGAGTGAGTGGGTGGTCAGTCTGCGTGCTCTGTCGCTGCAAATTGCCCAGACAACCGACCTGGGCGCGGTGAATGCCGCGGTGCGTGAGGCCGCGACGCTGACCAAACGTATTCTGGATGGTCAGGACATCAACGGTAATGAGAGCGTAGATCCGATTCCCAACGAGGGCGGCGTCATCACCGCCTATTTGCACGCCCAGTTCATGGCCGACATCATTCTGACCAAGCCGTAA
- the thrC gene encoding threonine synthase, translated as MNQLLGWRCTLCGATYAPHEIEYVCPQHGDAGIVDAVYDYAGIAAAASPRTLAASRDTSMWRYRALLPVAGDAPVPPLHVGGTPLYHAAALGAQLGLPNLVVKDDGRNPTASFKDRASALVLLKAQEQRAAIVTTASTGNAGAALAGLAASIGQPSVIFAPKTAPPAKVAQLLTYGATVLLVDGNYDAAFELCLAASKEFGWYCRNTGYNPYTVEGKKTAAYEICEQLRWQAPDAIFVSVGDGNIITGLHRGLQDLLALGWIDKLPRLMAVQASGSSAIYNAWASGADTITPVQATTVADSIAADLPRDGLRGLRAIRETGGKAIQVTDDEILAAIPLLARLTGVFAEPAGAAALAGLLAEIGERGLGSGERRSEIGERRSGIGDRGSEIGDRRSGIGDRRSESGERRAEIGDWRLEIGDRRSEIGDWRLEIGDRRSEIGDRRSESGDRGSEIGDRRSGIGDRRSEIGDRRAEIGERGAGIAPEATVVLMITGNGLKDISSAMKASGQATIIEPTLAAVKKAIGTSQGR; from the coding sequence GTGAACCAATTACTCGGCTGGCGCTGCACGCTGTGCGGCGCGACCTATGCACCGCATGAGATCGAGTATGTCTGCCCGCAGCACGGCGACGCGGGCATCGTGGATGCCGTTTATGACTACGCCGGCATTGCGGCCGCCGCATCGCCGCGAACCCTGGCGGCCAGTCGGGACACGTCCATGTGGCGCTACCGGGCGCTGCTGCCGGTCGCGGGTGACGCTCCCGTGCCGCCGCTGCACGTCGGCGGCACGCCGCTCTATCACGCGGCGGCCCTGGGCGCGCAGCTTGGCCTGCCCAACCTGGTCGTCAAGGACGATGGTCGCAACCCTACCGCGTCGTTCAAGGATCGCGCCAGCGCGCTGGTGCTGCTGAAGGCGCAGGAGCAGCGCGCGGCCATCGTGACGACGGCCAGTACGGGCAACGCCGGCGCCGCGCTGGCCGGGTTGGCCGCCAGCATCGGTCAACCGTCGGTGATTTTTGCGCCCAAAACCGCGCCGCCGGCCAAAGTGGCGCAACTGCTGACCTACGGCGCCACGGTCCTCCTGGTGGATGGTAACTATGACGCCGCGTTCGAGCTTTGCCTGGCCGCGTCCAAAGAGTTCGGCTGGTACTGCCGCAATACCGGCTATAATCCTTACACGGTGGAGGGCAAGAAGACGGCCGCGTACGAAATCTGCGAGCAGTTGCGGTGGCAGGCGCCGGACGCCATTTTCGTCTCCGTGGGCGACGGCAACATCATCACCGGGCTGCACCGCGGCTTGCAGGATTTGCTGGCGCTGGGCTGGATTGACAAGCTGCCCAGGCTGATGGCGGTGCAGGCCAGCGGCTCATCTGCCATCTACAACGCGTGGGCCAGCGGCGCGGACACCATCACCCCGGTGCAGGCGACCACCGTGGCCGACAGCATTGCGGCCGACCTGCCACGCGATGGCCTGCGCGGCCTGCGCGCCATTCGAGAGACCGGCGGCAAGGCCATCCAGGTGACGGATGACGAAATCCTGGCCGCGATCCCGCTGTTGGCTCGGCTGACCGGCGTCTTCGCGGAGCCGGCCGGAGCCGCGGCGCTGGCAGGGCTGCTGGCGGAGATTGGAGAGCGGGGATTGGGGAGCGGAGAGCGGAGATCGGAGATTGGAGAGCGGAGATCGGGGATCGGAGATCGGGGATCGGAGATCGGGGATCGGAGATCGGGGATCGGAGATCGGAGATCGGAGAGCGGAGAGCGGAGAGCGGAGATTGGAGATTGGAGATTGGAGATTGGAGATCGGAGATCGGAGATTGGAGATTGGAGATTGGAGATCGGAGATCGGAGATCGGAGATTGGAGATCGGAGATCGGAGAGCGGAGATCGGGGATCGGAGATCGGGGATCGGAGATCGGGGATCGGAGATCGGAGATCGGAGATCGGAGATCGGAGAGCGGAGATTGGAGAGCGGGGAGCGGGGATCGCGCCGGAGGCGACGGTGGTGCTGATGATTACAGGCAATGGGCTGAAGGACATTAGCAGCGCGATGAAGGCCAGTGGTCAGGCGACGATCATCGAGCCGACGTTGGCCGCAGTGAAGAAGGCGATCGGAACATCGCAGGGCAGGTGA